A single window of Betaproteobacteria bacterium DNA harbors:
- the nuoL gene encoding NADH-quinone oxidoreductase subunit L, with translation MKALYLIVPLAPLAGALIAGLLGWLIGRRASHVVTIAGMVISVVASFLVFRDVLAGNTFNGPLYTWITSGDVTMQVGFLIDKLSATMMLVVTFVSLMVHVYTIGYMADDPGYQRFFSYISLFTFSMLMLVMSNNFLQLFFGWEAVGLVSYLLIGFWYTRPTAIYANLKAFIVNRVGDLGFLLGIALILVYFGTLDYAKVFAKAPELAHATLGVAFTDWPLITTICILLFVGAMGKSAQFPLHVWLPDSMEGPTPISALIHAATMVTAGIFMVARMSHLFEMSEAALSFVMVIGAITALFMALVAIVQTDIKRVVAYSTLSQLGYMTVALGASAYAAGMFHLVTHAFFKSLLFLGAGSVIIAMHHEQDMRRMGGLRKTMPITYATMMVGALASAGIPGFSGFFSKDAIIEAVQLSHLPGSGFAYFCVLSCVFVTAFYTFRLMFMTFHGAEHFTAHDDHAEHGHAPHESPAVVTGPLIGLAIPSVCAGWWIGSVLFGGYFGDAIVVSEPHDVLGEMGKEFHGVVAMMIHSLGTWPFWLSIAGIASAAFLYLKRTDLPEKLRVVFGPVYTLLDNKYYFDRFNDWFFAGGARLLGRGLWKGGDVAVIDGVFVNGAARLVGWFATIARKLQSGLIYHYAFTMIIGVFVLLTLWFARS, from the coding sequence ATGAAGGCGCTCTACTTGATCGTTCCCCTTGCCCCGCTTGCGGGTGCGTTGATCGCCGGCCTGCTGGGCTGGCTCATCGGCCGGCGTGCGTCGCACGTGGTGACCATCGCCGGCATGGTGATTTCAGTGGTCGCATCCTTCCTGGTGTTCCGGGACGTGCTTGCGGGCAACACCTTCAACGGGCCGCTCTACACCTGGATCACAAGCGGCGACGTCACGATGCAAGTCGGTTTCCTGATCGACAAGCTGTCGGCCACGATGATGCTGGTCGTCACCTTCGTATCGCTGATGGTGCACGTCTATACCATCGGTTACATGGCCGACGATCCCGGTTACCAGCGTTTCTTCAGCTATATCTCTCTGTTCACCTTTTCGATGCTGATGCTGGTGATGAGCAACAACTTCCTGCAACTGTTCTTCGGCTGGGAAGCGGTGGGGCTGGTGTCCTATCTGCTCATCGGCTTCTGGTACACCCGCCCGACCGCGATCTACGCCAACCTGAAGGCCTTCATCGTCAACCGGGTCGGCGATCTCGGCTTCCTGCTCGGCATCGCGCTGATACTGGTGTATTTCGGCACGCTCGATTACGCAAAAGTGTTCGCCAAGGCACCGGAGCTGGCGCACGCGACGCTCGGCGTGGCCTTTACTGATTGGCCGCTCATCACCACGATCTGCATCCTGCTATTTGTCGGCGCGATGGGGAAGTCGGCGCAGTTTCCACTGCACGTCTGGCTGCCGGACTCGATGGAAGGTCCGACGCCGATTTCCGCGCTGATCCACGCCGCGACCATGGTGACGGCCGGTATTTTCATGGTCGCGCGCATGTCGCATCTGTTCGAGATGTCGGAGGCGGCGCTGTCGTTCGTCATGGTGATCGGGGCGATCACGGCCTTGTTCATGGCGCTGGTGGCGATCGTGCAGACCGATATCAAACGCGTGGTTGCCTACTCCACGCTGTCGCAGCTCGGCTACATGACCGTGGCGCTGGGCGCTTCGGCCTATGCGGCCGGAATGTTCCACCTGGTTACCCATGCCTTCTTCAAGTCGCTGCTGTTCCTCGGCGCCGGCTCGGTCATCATCGCCATGCATCACGAACAGGACATGCGCAGAATGGGCGGCCTGCGCAAAACCATGCCGATTACCTACGCCACGATGATGGTCGGCGCACTGGCGAGCGCGGGCATTCCGGGTTTTTCCGGGTTCTTTTCCAAGGATGCGATCATCGAAGCCGTGCAGCTGTCCCATCTGCCGGGCAGCGGGTTTGCGTATTTCTGCGTGCTGTCCTGCGTGTTCGTCACCGCGTTCTATACCTTCCGGCTGATGTTCATGACCTTCCATGGCGCGGAGCATTTCACTGCGCATGACGATCACGCTGAACACGGCCACGCGCCCCACGAGTCACCCGCAGTCGTGACGGGGCCGCTGATCGGGCTGGCGATTCCGTCGGTCTGTGCCGGATGGTGGATCGGATCGGTGCTGTTCGGCGGCTACTTCGGCGATGCGATCGTGGTGAGCGAGCCGCACGATGTGCTCGGCGAGATGGGCAAGGAGTTTCACGGCGTCGTTGCGATGATGATCCACTCCCTCGGTACCTGGCCGTTCTGGCTGTCGATTGCCGGCATTGCATCAGCTGCCTTCCTGTATCTGAAGCGCACCGATCTGCCGGAGAAGCTGCGCGTCGTGTTCGGTCCGGTCTACACGCTGCTGGACAACAAATATTATTTCGATCGCTTCAACGACTGGTTTTTCGCCGGTGGCGCACGCCTGCTCGGACGGGGATTGTGGAAAGGCGGCGACGTGGCGGTGATCGACGGTGTCTTCGTCAACGGCGCGGCGCGGCTGGTGGGCTGGTTCGCGACGATTGCGCGCAAATTGCAATCCGGCCTGATCTACCACTACGCGTTCACCATGATCATCGGCGTGTTCGTGCTGCTCACGCTCTGGTTCGCGAGAAGCTGA
- the nuoN gene encoding NADH-quinone oxidoreductase subunit NuoN translates to MDYEMPDFLLAAPEIFVLTMVSVILIVDLFLPDRLRVWTYILTQITLIATAGIILVAGGEDVAYTFNGMFVGDPMSDVLKIAVCLSVAVMLAYSRSYASFRGIYRGEFFVLSLFATLGMMVMISANHFLVLYLGLELMSLSLYAMVALPRDSGISTEAAMKYFVLGALASGMLLYGMSMIYGATGSLEVTEVAQRITDGDAIPTILIFGLVFVVAGIGFKLGAVPFHMWVPDVYHGAPTAVTLLIGTAPKLASFAFIMRMLVEALGVQQLMVEWQQMLVILAVASLAIGNVTAIAQTNLKRMLAYSTISHMGFLLLGILSGTIEGFGAAMFYSIVYVVMGLGTFGMILLLSREGFEAENLEDFKGLNQRNPWYAFIMLLLMFSMAGIPPTVGFWAKLFVLQAVLSAGYIWLAVTAVLFSLVGAFYYLRVVKLMYFDAPTDTHAIEPYADVRALMSVNGLAIIGLGLAPGALLAICQHAIQLSL, encoded by the coding sequence ATGGATTACGAGATGCCGGATTTTCTGCTGGCGGCCCCCGAGATCTTCGTGCTGACGATGGTCTCGGTGATCCTCATCGTCGATCTGTTCCTGCCCGACCGGCTGCGCGTCTGGACCTACATCCTGACCCAGATCACCCTTATAGCCACCGCTGGAATCATTCTGGTGGCCGGTGGCGAAGACGTGGCTTATACGTTCAACGGCATGTTCGTCGGCGATCCGATGTCGGATGTCCTTAAGATCGCAGTCTGCCTGAGCGTGGCAGTGATGCTCGCTTATTCGCGTTCCTACGCTTCGTTTCGCGGGATCTACCGCGGCGAATTCTTCGTGCTCTCGCTGTTCGCCACGCTGGGGATGATGGTCATGATCTCGGCGAATCACTTCCTGGTGCTCTATCTCGGCCTCGAACTGATGTCGCTGTCGCTGTATGCCATGGTGGCGCTGCCGCGCGACTCCGGCATCAGTACCGAGGCCGCGATGAAGTACTTCGTGCTGGGCGCGCTTGCCTCCGGCATGTTGCTCTACGGCATGTCGATGATCTACGGCGCCACCGGCTCGCTCGAAGTAACGGAAGTCGCGCAGCGCATTACCGATGGCGACGCCATTCCGACCATCCTGATCTTCGGGCTGGTCTTCGTGGTGGCCGGCATCGGATTCAAGCTCGGCGCCGTGCCTTTCCACATGTGGGTGCCGGACGTCTACCACGGTGCGCCGACGGCGGTGACACTGCTGATCGGCACCGCGCCGAAGCTTGCGTCATTTGCCTTCATCATGCGCATGCTGGTCGAGGCGCTCGGCGTCCAGCAACTGATGGTGGAATGGCAGCAGATGCTGGTGATTCTCGCCGTGGCCTCGCTGGCGATCGGCAACGTCACCGCGATCGCGCAGACGAACCTCAAGCGCATGCTCGCGTACTCGACCATCTCGCACATGGGATTCCTGCTGCTGGGCATTCTCAGCGGCACGATCGAAGGATTCGGTGCCGCCATGTTTTATTCGATCGTCTACGTGGTGATGGGTCTCGGGACGTTCGGCATGATCCTGCTGCTGTCGCGCGAAGGATTCGAGGCTGAAAACCTGGAGGACTTCAAGGGATTGAATCAGCGCAACCCGTGGTACGCGTTCATCATGCTGTTGCTCATGTTCTCGATGGCCGGGATACCGCCGACCGTGGGTTTCTGGGCGAAGCTGTTCGTCTTGCAGGCGGTATTGTCGGCGGGTTACATCTGGCTGGCGGTGACCGCGGTGCTGTTCTCCCTGGTCGGTGCCTTCTACTACCTGCGCGTGGTCAAACTGATGTACTTCGATGCGCCGACCGACACGCACGCGATCGAACCGTACGCCGATGTCCGCGCGCTGATGTCGGTCAACGGGTTGGCAATCATCGGACTCGGGCTCGCACCCGGCGCGCTGCTGGCCATTTGTCAGCACGCGATCCAGTTGTCGCTGTGA
- a CDS encoding NADH-quinone oxidoreductase subunit M produces MPGPALLSTVIWLPILAGVVVLFTGSDRNANFARWLALAGAVAGFVVALPLYVKFDSTVQGMQFVELTPWIESYNINYHLGIDGISLLLILLNTFTTVLVVLAGWKVIGSRVGQYMAAFLVLSGMMNGVFCAMDAALFYVFFEATLIPMFIVIGVWGGPSRVYAALKFFLYTLLGSLLTLVAFIYLYTTSGGSFALLDYYRLQIPLAAQILLFIAFFAAFAVKVPMFPVHTWLPDAHVEAPTGGSVVLAAVMLKLGAYGFIRLSLPILPDASHVLAPVVIGLSLIAVVYIGLVALVQTDMKKLIAYSSISHMGFVTLGIFIFNPLGMEGAVIQMVSHGFVSGALFLCVGVLYDRMHSRLISDYGGVVNKMPVFAALFMLFAMANSGLPGTSGFVGEFLVVTGTMHVNFWYAAVAATTLLFGAAYTLWMYKRVVFGAVANSHVEALSDIGAREGLVLALVAVAVLGMGLYPQAFASVLHNSVGDVLALAMKSKL; encoded by the coding sequence ATGCCCGGACCAGCCCTGCTCAGTACCGTCATCTGGTTGCCGATTCTGGCCGGCGTCGTCGTGCTTTTCACCGGATCCGACCGCAATGCCAACTTTGCGCGCTGGCTCGCTCTCGCCGGCGCGGTCGCCGGCTTCGTCGTTGCCCTGCCGCTCTACGTCAAATTCGATTCCACTGTTCAGGGGATGCAATTCGTCGAGCTGACGCCGTGGATCGAGTCCTACAACATCAACTACCACCTTGGCATCGACGGCATCTCGCTGTTGTTGATCTTGCTGAACACCTTCACCACGGTGCTGGTGGTGCTCGCGGGCTGGAAAGTCATCGGCAGCCGCGTCGGGCAGTACATGGCGGCTTTCCTGGTGTTGTCGGGAATGATGAACGGCGTGTTCTGCGCGATGGACGCCGCGCTGTTCTACGTGTTCTTCGAGGCCACCCTGATCCCGATGTTCATCGTCATCGGTGTGTGGGGCGGACCCAGCCGCGTCTACGCCGCGTTAAAGTTCTTCCTGTATACGCTGCTGGGTTCGTTGCTGACGCTGGTCGCATTCATTTATCTCTACACGACGTCCGGAGGCAGTTTCGCCCTGCTGGACTATTACCGGCTGCAGATTCCGCTGGCCGCGCAAATCCTGTTGTTCATCGCGTTTTTTGCGGCCTTCGCCGTCAAGGTGCCGATGTTCCCCGTGCATACCTGGCTGCCGGACGCGCACGTCGAGGCGCCGACTGGCGGCTCCGTGGTGCTGGCGGCGGTCATGCTGAAACTCGGCGCTTACGGCTTCATCAGATTGTCCCTGCCGATTCTTCCGGATGCGAGCCACGTGTTGGCGCCGGTGGTCATCGGCCTGTCTCTGATTGCCGTGGTCTACATCGGACTGGTTGCGCTGGTGCAGACCGACATGAAGAAACTGATCGCCTACTCGTCGATCTCGCACATGGGATTCGTTACGCTGGGCATCTTCATCTTCAATCCATTAGGCATGGAAGGTGCGGTCATCCAGATGGTGTCCCACGGCTTCGTCTCGGGCGCGCTGTTCCTCTGCGTGGGCGTGCTCTACGATCGCATGCATTCGCGCCTGATCTCGGACTACGGCGGCGTGGTCAACAAGATGCCGGTATTTGCCGCCTTATTCATGTTGTTCGCGATGGCCAATTCCGGCTTGCCGGGTACCAGCGGATTCGTCGGTGAGTTCCTGGTGGTGACGGGCACCATGCACGTTAACTTCTGGTATGCGGCCGTCGCTGCTACTACTCTGTTGTTCGGCGCCGCCTATACGCTTTGGATGTACAAGCGGGTTGTGTTCGGCGCGGTCGCCAACAGCCACGTCGAAGCGCTCTCCGATATCGGGGCACGTGAGGGACTGGTGCTCGCGCTGGTCGCGGTCGCGGTACTCGGCATGGGGCTGTACCCGCAGGCATTCGCCTCGGTGCTGCACAATTCGGTCGGCGACGTGCTGGCGCTGGCGATGAAGAGCAAACTCTAA
- a CDS encoding AMP-binding protein has product MSSLIRLLLRLLFRVRVLGDLAPFGHADRLLIVANHHSRLDAVVLALFLPRDPVVIVPPDETGGRLVRWLLAHVRHEALDLNNPLSMKRVLRLLRAGRPVVLFPEGRIVENGAVMKIYPVPALVALKSGASVLPVHVEGAGQWFSRSGSASRLRQWLPAITLRVFSATRIDGGAAGSARRRRAFATRRLAAVMQAMAVQSHACKPLFECFLDAVSVHGRKTFLIEDQSEKPHTYGDLLRMSLALSRLLRRHTDDRENIGVLLPNVVSAVAVVMALSAARRVPAIFNYSAGPLAVESARIAAGVRTVITSRRFIEQAHLQPLLDALPGCTLIYLEDLRSQFGFADKFWLIAFALRLPRLAMAKQSTLDPAVVLFTSGSEDRPKGVVLSHHAIVANVAQIRAVFDFSPADKVLNPLPLYHAYSFTAGVMLPLITGTRVNLFISPLRYRAIPEIAYKRDCTILFGTSTFLSFYARYANPMDFSRLRHVISGGEKLSPEVSRIWMEKFGVRIMEGYGSTECAPVISLATPAAYRRGAVGSFLPGVEHQIEPMDGIDKGGVLHVRGPNLMLGYYRYQNPGVIEAPKSSVGEGWYDTGDVVDIDHDGLVSISGRVKRFAKIAGEMVSLDMIEHVAREASPDFHHAAVLNAQDFGGETTVLFTTDPWLTRGRLLEAAKQLGTHDLSVARRLVPLKELPLLASGKIDYAALKSLIEGDVVKRLLAAAMMNPVDVEEGSQPTSSK; this is encoded by the coding sequence ATGTCCTCCCTGATTCGCTTGCTGCTGCGGTTGCTTTTTCGTGTCCGCGTCCTCGGTGACTTGGCGCCGTTCGGGCATGCCGATCGCTTGTTGATTGTCGCCAATCACCATTCCCGCCTCGACGCCGTGGTGCTGGCCCTGTTTCTGCCGCGTGATCCCGTCGTTATCGTGCCGCCAGATGAAACCGGAGGCCGGCTCGTACGCTGGCTGCTGGCGCATGTCCGCCACGAAGCCCTGGATCTCAACAACCCTTTGAGCATGAAGCGGGTGCTGCGCCTGCTACGCGCCGGGCGTCCGGTGGTGCTCTTCCCGGAAGGGCGCATTGTCGAAAATGGCGCAGTCATGAAGATCTACCCGGTGCCCGCGTTAGTCGCCCTGAAAAGCGGAGCCAGCGTGCTGCCGGTGCACGTGGAAGGGGCGGGACAGTGGTTCAGCCGTTCCGGTTCGGCGTCGCGGCTGCGGCAATGGTTGCCTGCTATCACGCTGCGGGTATTTTCAGCGACGCGCATCGACGGTGGCGCCGCCGGGAGCGCACGGCGACGGCGCGCCTTCGCCACCCGCCGGCTCGCCGCGGTCATGCAGGCGATGGCGGTGCAATCGCACGCCTGCAAGCCGCTGTTCGAATGTTTCCTGGACGCCGTCTCCGTGCACGGCCGCAAGACCTTCCTCATCGAGGACCAGAGCGAGAAGCCGCATACCTACGGGGATCTCCTGCGCATGAGCCTGGCGCTGTCGCGCCTGTTGCGGCGGCACACCGACGACCGCGAAAACATCGGCGTGCTGCTGCCGAATGTGGTCAGTGCCGTCGCCGTGGTGATGGCATTGTCGGCGGCGCGCCGCGTGCCCGCGATCTTCAATTACTCGGCCGGTCCGCTGGCGGTGGAAAGTGCGCGCATTGCCGCGGGTGTGCGCACGGTGATCACGTCGCGCCGGTTCATCGAGCAGGCGCATCTGCAGCCGCTGCTGGATGCGTTGCCAGGCTGCACCCTCATCTATCTCGAGGATTTGCGCAGCCAGTTCGGGTTTGCCGACAAATTCTGGCTGATTGCATTCGCGCTGCGGCTGCCGCGACTGGCCATGGCAAAGCAATCGACGCTGGACCCCGCGGTCGTGCTGTTTACGTCCGGTTCCGAGGATCGACCCAAGGGCGTGGTGCTGTCGCATCACGCCATCGTCGCCAATGTCGCGCAGATCCGGGCGGTGTTCGACTTCTCGCCTGCGGACAAGGTGCTCAATCCGCTGCCGCTCTACCACGCCTATAGCTTTACCGCCGGCGTGATGCTGCCGCTGATTACCGGCACGCGGGTCAATCTGTTCATCTCTCCGCTGCGCTATCGCGCCATTCCGGAAATTGCATACAAGCGCGACTGCACCATCCTGTTCGGTACCAGCACTTTTCTGTCGTTCTACGCGCGCTATGCCAATCCGATGGATTTCAGCCGGCTGCGCCACGTCATTTCCGGCGGCGAAAAACTGTCACCGGAAGTGTCCAGGATCTGGATGGAAAAATTCGGCGTGCGCATCATGGAGGGTTACGGCTCGACCGAATGCGCGCCGGTGATCTCGCTGGCCACGCCGGCGGCTTACCGTCGCGGCGCAGTCGGCAGCTTCCTGCCCGGCGTTGAACATCAGATCGAGCCCATGGACGGCATCGACAAAGGCGGCGTGCTGCACGTGCGCGGTCCCAACCTGATGCTGGGCTATTACCGCTATCAGAATCCGGGCGTGATCGAGGCGCCGAAGTCCTCGGTCGGCGAAGGCTGGTACGACACCGGCGACGTCGTCGATATCGATCACGATGGCCTGGTCTCGATCTCCGGGCGTGTCAAACGGTTTGCCAAGATCGCAGGCGAGATGGTATCCCTCGACATGATCGAGCATGTGGCGCGCGAGGCCTCTCCGGATTTTCATCATGCGGCGGTGCTCAATGCGCAGGATTTCGGCGGCGAGACCACCGTGCTGTTCACGACCGATCCCTGGCTCACGCGCGGCCGCCTGCTGGAGGCGGCGAAGCAACTGGGGACGCACGATCTTTCGGTCGCACGCCGCCTGGTCCCACTGAAGGAATTGCCGCTGCTGGCTTCGGGAAAGATCGATTACGCCGCGCTCAAAAGTCTGATCGAGGGCGATGTGGTGAAGCGGCTGCTGGCCGCCGCGATGATGAATCCTGTCGATGTCGAGGAAGGATCGCAGCCTACTTCGAGTAAGTGA
- a CDS encoding EAL domain-containing protein: MAQDLPEYTIQEAAARLGIPLQKLRRWDAQGVLVARRTDGGHRRYAREIIDGLAGSATVVASDKHDLVRPETGRMEDQLAAARRTLKEKRRIIQLLLESESRYRDLVETSHDLIWTTDALGRFTYLNNACVELFGLRPKDLHGGCFFDFEARPQHVSNRRFLSALRKNGEVKNYLTHLISTDGTDRWVGINARVSHDEEGRIVGLRGTARNVTEQHHAALEIERLATHDGLTGLPNRVSLQKALEAALADGEKGSVVLLDVDHFKYINDNFGHRAGDQLLIAIGGLMKDLFKDENAQVFRLGGDEFALHLPNALRGDASQFGERALTALRHYKFPVSGQGCLSTLTASIGVAIYPFHGADVATLLANVDIAMYQAKDNGRNRVRLHDHNPDDLRGTHKRVHWARELREVLDDNRVMLCSQPVIRLSDRTSVHQEILVRILDRNGGMVLPGQFIEVAESLGMAQEIDLRVVSKVIDALQGPDFRGRKTRFFVNLSRTSISDPHWVRRFQSMLAAAPIDHSQLVFEITETAAMSSVDVTQEFIAQMKGLGCRFALDDFGAGFSSFYFLKRFDVDYLKIDGSFVRDLASDNASRLFVGALCDVARGLNKQVVAEWVENQAVMDILVGMGVQYGQGFLFARPLPFPAIVPAQQPLRAGQRA; the protein is encoded by the coding sequence ATGGCGCAGGATCTTCCCGAGTACACGATTCAGGAAGCGGCGGCACGGCTGGGCATTCCGCTGCAGAAATTGCGGCGCTGGGACGCACAAGGCGTGCTGGTCGCCCGCCGAACCGACGGCGGCCACCGCCGCTATGCGCGCGAGATCATCGATGGGCTGGCCGGTTCGGCCACGGTCGTGGCGAGCGATAAGCACGATCTCGTCAGGCCGGAGACCGGCAGGATGGAAGATCAGCTGGCCGCCGCGCGCCGTACCCTGAAGGAAAAGCGCCGCATCATCCAGCTGTTGTTGGAAAGCGAATCGCGCTATCGCGATCTGGTCGAAACCTCCCACGATCTGATCTGGACGACCGATGCGCTGGGCCGCTTCACTTATCTGAACAATGCCTGCGTCGAGCTCTTCGGCTTGCGGCCAAAGGATCTGCACGGCGGCTGCTTCTTCGATTTCGAGGCGCGTCCCCAGCATGTGTCCAACCGCCGCTTCCTGTCGGCGCTGCGCAAGAACGGCGAAGTAAAGAACTACCTTACCCACCTGATTTCCACCGACGGCACGGACCGCTGGGTGGGCATCAACGCGCGGGTCTCACATGACGAGGAAGGCCGTATCGTCGGACTGCGCGGCACCGCACGCAACGTCACCGAGCAGCACCATGCCGCGCTGGAAATCGAGCGCCTCGCGACTCACGACGGACTGACCGGTCTGCCTAACCGCGTTTCTCTGCAGAAGGCGCTGGAAGCTGCTCTGGCCGACGGCGAAAAAGGGTCGGTGGTACTGCTCGACGTCGATCATTTCAAATACATCAACGACAACTTCGGTCATCGCGCCGGCGACCAGCTTCTCATCGCCATCGGCGGGCTGATGAAGGATCTGTTCAAGGATGAAAACGCGCAGGTATTCCGCTTGGGCGGAGACGAGTTCGCGCTGCACCTTCCAAACGCATTGCGCGGAGATGCCTCGCAATTCGGCGAGCGCGCACTGACGGCGCTGCGCCATTACAAGTTTCCGGTGTCGGGGCAGGGCTGCCTGTCGACTCTGACAGCTTCGATCGGTGTCGCCATCTATCCTTTCCACGGCGCCGACGTGGCCACCCTGCTGGCCAATGTCGACATAGCGATGTATCAGGCCAAGGACAACGGCCGCAACCGCGTGCGGCTTCATGATCACAATCCGGACGATTTGCGGGGCACCCACAAGCGCGTGCACTGGGCGCGCGAGCTGCGCGAAGTACTCGACGACAACAGGGTCATGCTGTGCTCGCAACCTGTGATCCGGCTGTCCGACCGCACATCGGTGCATCAGGAGATTCTCGTTCGCATCCTCGACCGCAACGGCGGCATGGTGCTGCCGGGACAGTTCATCGAGGTGGCCGAGTCGCTGGGAATGGCACAGGAAATCGACCTGCGTGTAGTCAGCAAGGTCATCGACGCGCTGCAGGGGCCGGATTTCCGCGGCCGCAAGACGCGCTTTTTCGTGAACCTGTCGCGCACCAGCATTTCCGATCCGCACTGGGTGCGGCGTTTCCAGAGCATGCTCGCGGCGGCTCCGATAGACCATTCGCAACTGGTGTTTGAAATCACGGAAACGGCGGCGATGTCGAGTGTCGATGTGACCCAGGAATTCATCGCTCAGATGAAAGGCTTGGGTTGCCGCTTTGCGCTGGACGATTTCGGGGCGGGCTTCAGCTCCTTCTATTTCCTGAAGCGCTTCGACGTCGATTACCTCAAGATAGATGGCAGCTTCGTGCGCGACCTCGCTTCCGACAATGCCAGCCGGCTCTTCGTGGGCGCGCTGTGCGACGTCGCCCGCGGCCTGAATAAACAGGTCGTCGCGGAGTGGGTCGAAAATCAGGCCGTGATGGACATTCTGGTGGGAATGGGGGTCCAGTATGGCCAGGGGTTTCTGTTCGCCCGTCCGCTGCCATTTCCTGCCATCGTTCCCGCGCAGCAACCACTGCGAGCCGGCCAGCGCGCCTGA
- a CDS encoding crotonase/enoyl-CoA hydratase family protein, whose amino-acid sequence MDMNVPQELLLPATPGSQAAAPSTEYFFSEQLSALYDREQHSMWLRWNPSPRPNFNPELLQDLNRYCQFMTHSGGAIECQGERMPLEYAVLASKVPGVFNLGGDLSLFTRLIDAHDRDGLLGYGRACVDVLYRNYVGHGLPITTISLVQGECLGGGFEAALSSDVIVAERQSRFGFPEILFNLFPGMGAYSFLERKVGKRAAEELISSGRVYGADDMLAMGVVDLVVDQGRGEGEVGNFIKSRSRSRIGMAGIAAARRRVHKLDYEELLGVVEVWVDTALSLSGRDLKLMQRLVSRQNDLHPMARREDTGMAKHLH is encoded by the coding sequence ATGGACATGAATGTCCCGCAGGAACTACTCCTTCCCGCAACGCCAGGGTCTCAGGCCGCCGCTCCATCCACCGAATACTTTTTTTCCGAGCAGCTTTCCGCGCTCTACGACAGGGAACAGCATTCGATGTGGCTGAGATGGAATCCGAGCCCGCGGCCGAACTTCAATCCCGAACTGCTGCAGGATCTCAATCGCTACTGCCAGTTCATGACTCACAGCGGCGGGGCGATCGAGTGCCAGGGCGAACGCATGCCCCTGGAATATGCGGTACTGGCGTCGAAAGTGCCGGGCGTCTTCAATCTCGGCGGCGACCTGAGCCTGTTCACGCGACTGATCGACGCGCATGACCGCGACGGATTGCTGGGTTACGGACGAGCCTGCGTGGACGTCCTGTACCGCAACTACGTCGGCCACGGGCTGCCGATCACGACGATTTCGCTGGTCCAGGGCGAATGCCTGGGCGGTGGCTTCGAGGCCGCGTTGTCTTCCGACGTGATCGTGGCCGAACGCCAGTCCCGCTTCGGCTTTCCCGAGATCCTGTTCAACCTCTTCCCGGGGATGGGCGCCTATTCGTTCCTGGAACGAAAAGTCGGCAAACGCGCGGCCGAAGAACTGATCTCCAGTGGCCGGGTCTATGGCGCCGATGATATGCTGGCGATGGGTGTGGTGGATCTGGTAGTGGATCAGGGCCGGGGCGAGGGCGAAGTCGGGAATTTCATCAAGTCCCGCAGCCGTAGCCGTATTGGCATGGCCGGCATTGCCGCAGCCCGGCGCCGTGTCCACAAGCTGGACTACGAGGAACTGCTGGGTGTGGTCGAGGTCTGGGTGGATACCGCGCTCAGCCTGAGCGGCCGCGATCTCAAGCTCATGCAGCGCCTGGTTTCCCGCCAGAACGACCTGCACCCGATGGCCCGCCGGGAAGACACCGGCATGGCCAAGCATCTGCACTGA
- a CDS encoding NUDIX hydrolase, whose translation MSSDFTEKKITSRTAYRGRILTVNEDEVRLPDGRTASREYVMHPGAAIILPLFDDGSVLLERQFRYPVGQHFYELPAGKLEPDEPALETAKRELLEETGYVAAEWRELGRLHPCIGYSDERIDFFLARKLEFKGAQLDEGEFLETLRVSLAEGVDWIRRGRITDAKTVLGLFWAEKLLRENW comes from the coding sequence GTGAGCTCCGATTTCACGGAAAAGAAAATTACCTCGCGAACGGCCTATCGCGGCAGGATCCTGACGGTCAACGAAGACGAGGTCAGGCTACCCGACGGCAGAACGGCGTCGCGCGAGTATGTAATGCATCCCGGTGCCGCGATCATCCTGCCTTTGTTCGACGACGGCTCCGTATTGCTCGAGCGCCAGTTTCGTTATCCGGTCGGCCAGCATTTTTACGAGCTGCCGGCCGGCAAGCTCGAGCCGGACGAACCGGCTCTCGAAACCGCGAAACGCGAACTGCTCGAGGAGACCGGCTACGTGGCCGCAGAGTGGCGTGAATTGGGCCGCCTGCATCCGTGTATCGGCTACTCGGACGAACGGATCGATTTTTTCCTGGCGCGCAAGCTGGAGTTCAAGGGAGCACAATTGGACGAAGGCGAATTTCTGGAAACATTGCGCGTATCGCTCGCTGAGGGCGTGGACTGGATCCGGCGCGGGCGTATTACCGACGCAAAAACCGTTCTCGGCCTTTTCTGGGCGGAGAAACTCCTGAGGGAAAACTGGTAG